The genomic region TTCACATTGTCCAGTGTCAATGTCAATTCACCCTCGCCTTTAATGGGCAAAACGAGTATATTTCCATCGACTTTATATTTGGATTTAATAGTTAAGCGTGGATTGATATTTTGCGTTACAATTTTCATCGGCTTGCTGAGGTCCTTGGTGAAGCCTCTGTGGAGGGCGTTGTGcgaattgcaaaacaaaatcgtagcaaaaaaaagaagtaaaatagaatagaaaaataaataaaaaaaattaacagaacaAAATTAATACCACTTTGGAGGAAAAATTGCTTGATATTTctgccaatttaatttttttcttaaacattcCCCAATTTAGCACTCACTTAATCGTGGTTATCTTAGGTTTTGTGTAGTTGTGGAACTTCACATCTGTCATCACCAAGTCCACTTTTAATGCGCTATTCTTATCGCCCAACATTTCGATCTTCTCCACCACCAGCGGCTCTATACTGGGTATATCCAATTCGGGTATGCCAGTGGCAGCTCTATTCAATAACTTTTGCCCCTGCTCGATCatgcatttttcatcgccaaagTGACATTTCGTTATGGGAGCAGCTGGGAGAAgcggaaaaaaaagaaaaaggagtTAAAGAAATGTCTCTGCAAACGAgtaaaatgaataagaaaactgTTACGATAATAATACTACCGGCGGCAATTCTAAATTAGACCTCACAGGTACCCAACATTTGTAAAGAAACATCGATGAAGTCATAAGGGCTTATAAACTTTACTGGGTTTAAGACTACAGTGTAACttcgaaattaaaatattatggaGACACTGCCTTAAATCAGTAAGATAAAATAAGTTGAAGCTTGCAGAAATATACTATGGAGcagcttctgtgccattgtccaagaattttttggtttccGACTTAGCTGCCTTGATTCGGAGTTCTTTGCCTCATTAACAGGTATCTGCATCACAAACAAGATTCTTGATAATACTAAGGCATCCCTTGGTAATACTAAGGACCAGCTTTTGTAAGTATGAAAACAGTGTTAATCAGCCGTTAAAGTCCCGTGGTTTTGTCGATTGCAGTTATTGGATTTCGTATCAGGATCTGTAAAAACGTGAGACTCTTTCGAGCGCGGCTCTAGCCGAAacttagtaaaaattaaatttaaaaaataattagcgGGTCTTAGCGTTCATAAGCTGCAAGTTATTGACAAAATATTAAGACCTATAGTTATTGTTGATTTGCTTTGAGCTGCTAAAGTTTGCTTCAAAGTGGACTTGACCGATACCGACGATGAAGACGACTTTCCCACGACAGTTGATTTTACGTTACTGCAatgacccagatttatatccggcggaggactgtcacttcagctacattccaacaacaacaaagaccaCGTTCCTAccacagtcgattctacgtttCCGTAATACACCGATTTCCCCGTGTATGTAAAGGaaagtttatgctgctacaacaaaaacaacaataacaacaacgaaaacaaaGACGAATAAAATAGCACCAAGATCAAATAGTATCCTATTATCCTCCATGCTACGGGTAGTCAAAATACCGAAAGACTCATCAGGGTACAGGATAATTTGCCAACTAAATGGGTTTCAATGCATGCACTTCCACGAAGTGGCAAATGAAGAATATCAAAATGAGCTACAAAAACGtccaaaaaaaatgtggaaaaagttgagacatctcggccacttgcagccagaagaaaatCATATACTCTCAGCCCAACCTAACTTCATCCTAAGTTTAATATAAGAACTTGGTCGGGATGAGCTACTGCGATGGGTGGAgggtaaaattcaaaatttcttcagTGCTAGAAAGACGAGAGACAATTACATCTTATACATAAGTTGACCTGTGACCTAAAAATTAGTCCTAGAGAGTGGAGATTTGGTTTTGTTTGGCGGGGGAGGTAGGCTACTAAAACAGTTCCTCTTCTTGGGAAACTCTCTTCCAGAACTATTGTAATTTTTGCATTACTTTGGAAGAGCCCAGCACGGCATCTGTGACATGGACAAGTTCTATTCGCCCGCGTCTGGCTCCGTCATGTTTGTAACCAGCTTCATGCTGTAAACTTTTCTACTTATGTTTCCATAAAAATACGTCTTGGCTGAAGAGCCAATATGAGGAGACCGAACATACACCGTCACTCATAGCTTAGCAGAGAAATCATTGAAAGAAGAGCCTCATTTACTTATAACAGATGAACGTTTTAATTTACGGCTTCACATAAACCTTTTTCGAATTGCATTTCGGCAAAAATCTTTCTGTTAGGAGACTCTGAGTTCCTTGAGTTGCTTGACACATGATAGAAGAGGACCTTGATtcacagttttaaaaataaattttccatattttctctGCGTTAACTACAAATCCAACAAATCATTACACGATCATAATTTTAGTTCTTCACctgataatagaaaataaagcgAAAACGAAAAACTCACAATGTGACCTATAACTTAGTAGAAATTTTccgaaattttgttttgggtcAGAATTCTCATTGTGATTTAGCTCTCCTTCTAGGGATTCCTGAGGGGCTTAATGGAGACTTTTCTTCTCTGAATGACGATTTCGAAGTGTTGAAGGATcgataagcatttgatgagcacCAAATCATCTTTGCAAGCCTTTTCTGTCGCTCAATACAACTACAAAGGAAAATCGTAACTTTTTCGTGGATTTCCAAAAGTGGGGTTATTAGAAACGGAAGTCGAAACAATTCGTAGAAAGGGATATATTTTTTACTGGTGTTTGACTCCTGAAAGGCCTGTGACACAAAATACACATCCCCATTgtactttatttatattactatTGAAGCCATCCACACCAAAGCCCATATTTCGACTACCAAAAGTCTGCAGAAAGTGGAATGATAATCAAAATGTATGCTATTTCTTTTGATAGACGGCGAAACTTTTAGAAATGAATTTTCCACagcttttattataaataatttaacacTTTGTTAcatcactttattttttattaagttcgAACGCTGACGTAAGTTAAGTCGCAAAAGATCACAGCATAATATCCGTTTCACTTACGAAAATCGACCGCAAGCACTTGCCACTGGCTAGAGAGCGCTAAAAAAGTTAGCAGCGCTAATTTGTGGCTTGAAtcgaagaaaaaaatcgaaCGCATTTTTTCACTCTAAATCACTAAACACCGCTAGTTATAGTACACTCACGGACGTTATACCGACAACTGGCGAGCTGGGCTTGGCGAAATTCAATTTATAAGTCTATAAAATGAACTTTGAGTTCTCGAGAATGGTTGTAAAATTACTGgcataaataaaacttaaaaaaagcaaGAATAACAACAAGTACGagtttataaatacaaaatgcaGTGATTACAAATCCAGTGAAGTAATTATTTTGAGATTCTAGTATCCAATTGAAATGTGAATTAATACATAAAACACGGAAGTTTaagtacttttttgttttgttctgaaTGAGAGTAAACTTGTGAGAAGTGAAACAATTTAATTGCCtaatttatattcaaatgaTTGCAGTTGCAATGCTTTAAAATCATAtctgattatttttcatttaagttgTCGTAAATCAGTAAGGGAGTGCTCCGCCAGGGTAGATTTCGAATATGTTGAGGtcgtttatatatttatttatttttttataaaaaggctAACTACGTATTGCCAATTACTTACCATATTTTAATACATAATTACGGATTGATAACTACACTTATATGCCCATTTATTTGTGGGATAGATGATGCAATGCTCACCTCAAGCAGCGTTTCAATAATGAATTACAGGCATCTATGGTAAAAAGGGACCCAGTAACTATATCTTATAAATAGAGTAACTAGGTGGCAactcaatgaaaaaatttgatctAAATCTGATgatatttagatatttatttaaaaccacAGATCAATATGAAGCATCAGGAATCATTAGTGAAAGTAGGGAgaataaagattaaagattagaTAGTAAAGCTTAAAAATGAAGGAATAAAGATTGaggattaaagattaaaaactcAATATTTAAGATTAAATACTAAAGACTAAAGACTCAAAGTTCAAGATTCAAAATTCAAGATTGATGATTAAAGATTAACGGGCTAAGATTCAAGACTAAAGGTTAAGGATTAAAGATTAATGAATAAAGATTGAAGATTAAAGAttaagattaaagattaaagattaaaaactaaagaataatgtttaaagttttaaaaattaaagattaaatattaaagattaaaaattgaAGATGAAGGATTAAAGATTTAAGATTAAATagtaaagattaaagattaaaaaataaatattaaagatgAAAGAGTGAAGATTAAGGAGTAAAggttaaagattaaaaaataaatcttaaagttgAAAGAGtgaagattaaagattaaagatgaaaaattaaagattaaagattaaaaataaaaattgaagatGCAAGGTGAAAGATTAAGATTAAAGACTAAAGACTAAAACTTAAAGATTAATAATtgaagattaaagattaaatattAAAGATTACATTTTTAAGATCAATGATTAAGGATTAAGAACTAAAAATTATTGGCTAAATATTAAAGataacattttaaatattaaaaattaaagatgaCAGATCAaagtacaaatattaaaaattaaagagtaAATATAAAGATTCAAGATTCCATATTAAAATAAAGCCTTAAAGATTAAAAGTTAAAGATTAAGGATTAGAGATTAATTTCTagagatttaaaattaaaggttaaaaactaaatattaaatattaaaaattaaagattaaagattaaatattaaagattaaaaatacGCAAGATTAATGGTTAAAgatttaaagaataaaatattaaaaatgaaagattaaaaattaaatattaaagatgAGGATTAAACATTAAATACTAAAGATGagagattaaaattaaataataaatattaatgattAAAGATgtaaagattaaaaattaaatattaaaaatttaagattaaagattaaaaattaaatattaaagacTAGAGACTAGAGATTAAACATTAAAGCAtgaagattaaaaattaaagatataaaatttaaatttaaaagttaaaaattaaagattaaagataaaaatgaaaaatgaaagattagcgattaaaaattaaaaactaaccaTCAAAAATCGAAATTACAGCGCCAAACTGCAAAAATCAATAAGCAAAGACCGAATCAAGCACCAGAGATCAACTATCAAAAAGCAAAGATGAAAAACTAAGGTGAAAGGTCAAAGATCAAGCATCGCAGAGCAAATATGAAAGATCAGTGGTGGGAGATGAAATATCAAGACTCAAATATCAAAgtccaaatatcaaaaatcaaagtcTAAAAGCCAAAATATCAGAGAAAAATGTGAAAGACCAAAGatgaaatatgaaaatcaaaaattaaaaactaatgaCGAAAAATCAAAGGCcacagatgaaaaaaccaaacattagaaatcaaaaatcaaacacCAAATGGAAACCTTgaaggccttgaaggccatttgCAGGCTGAAGCACAATGGGAATTAGTACGGCCCCTCTTCGGCATTGGAACAGAAAAGGTATGGACTTCAACCTATGGAATCTCTTCATGCCCCTTGAGTCCATGACATCAAGATCCCTACTTGAAGAGGAATACAGTGTGGTGCTACCAGAGACCTAATTGTGGTACAATGAGGCCGGCAAATATTGCCTTCGCATTTCCACAGATGGCTTCAAGACCTAGTCCGATTCCTGCTCGAGTGTCTACGTGGAACCCAGCGGGACACAACTACACTTTGCCATTGGAATGTATGCATCTATAATTCAAGCAGAGTTTTATGCTGATCAAGAAGCAATGGTCTTTGTTGTGCCTAACAGATGGAGAGGTAGATTGATCTATATGTGTCAGaagcgacagcaaagctgcgctcagGGCTTTAGTTTAATCCTATCAATTTAGGTTGAACTATCTCGATaaacataatatcctgatggcAACATGGGTCCGAGACACGAGACCCCTGACTCCTTAACTAGGATGGACCCTGAGGCCAATTCCTTTGGCCGGGAACCCGTTctaccttctgcagccatcaaagccacggttagcaaatgggttacttcaacccacaagcgagtttGGCAGGCCGAGAGAGTCTGCAGATGGATAAAACTGATGTTACTTGCCATGTCTGACCGACTGCCGCCGATCCTCTTGTCTCATTTGCAGCTAGTTGGGCCGCTTtgtgtgggcgaagcacatgaagATGGTAGACAGTGCACTcggcccagcatgtggagaggagaacGAGACGGCGGACCACCTTCTGTGCGGCTGTCCGGCCTTCGCTTGAGTCAAGCTTGAAGTCTTCGGCTTTGAaggtttaaagaaaaataaaaagggaacccgagtgcagggcaatggacttaatgtggTCTGCGTGCTGTACTTGCAGTTGTcttagcagaaaaaaaaaaaaaataatataaataaaaataaaaaagttattttctctCGTCAAAATTATTCTCctctcaacaaaacaaaaacaacacaaaaaaattattttgtttttgtcgagAGGAGAATAATTTTGGCGAgggaagaatattttttttttttgttgtcgagacaaatataattaaaataaaaagaaaataatttttttttaattatttttctttttcttttattttattttttgtttttgtcccgACAAAATTATTCTCCtctcaaccaaaaaaaaaaaaacaacacaaaaatacttttacgagagaacaatattttttttgtttttggtcgagaaaaatataattaaaataaaaagaaaaataatttttttttaaattatttttctgttttttttttaagcttaaataACGATAGtattgttaaataaacaaaaaggtaATGCAGCGCCAGCAACAGAGGCGATcggctttttttctttttaaattttaaaaaatgtagccaattttttttttaaatttttcgtccCTAACTAAAATTATcgaaagtttttcaatttttatacattttacttaaaaagtgTTTctaatatttgcaatttttattatttttttttgtatacaaaagattttttttatttatttgctgttattaatatataaacttttttttatatttatatttatttataatataataattttatatatttctcaaattttaaacttaatttttttgtattcatttaatGGTTTCAGTAGAtacatattttgatattttctcattatttaagtaatttataaacttttttatttttttttagcaattgccttatttttttggatattttaaattttttggtcttttttctgtgttatttattttcaaataattttataattttttgtatacaatgattttttttatttatttgctgtttttaatatataaactttttacgcattttttttataatagcttttataattttcttacatacaaaaatttttttgatttatttactgtttttaatatctaaattttgttaatattctcccactatttatataatttattaacttcttttttttaacagttgtcttagtttttttaatattctaaatCATCTTCTCTTTTCTCTatgttaaattacaaaattttttacagcCAATAATTGGCCCTATCTTCAAAATCGTTAGTTTGACCTATGTAAATTCAgagttttttgcttcttttggtCTGCCGCAAACattctacataatttttttaacacccTGTACTCCCATAAAGCACAAATGtattacataaaattatttattagcaCTCGCAAGCAAATGTGAGTGAGTCAGTTTTATTGAAGCAAAAACTTCATCAATGAGAAATACGTAAAACATATATTCCCTTATGCATTGCGTAGGTATGTCACGTATGCGctgcatgcaaaagtgtactTAAACATATCGAATGTCATAaatcttattaaatatttatgtaaattacacaattacgtataaaattataattaccaACAGCTAACTAAATAACAGTAAATGAGTTTCATGCACAGTTGTTGCAACATTTACACAAGCACACATATGCACCTACATCCGTGTGACTACTGCATACACCTACACACATTCCGTTATGCAAATATGTGGGATTTTATGCGCACAGCTGCTCACTTTAACGGAATGAAGGATGGCACTTGCCCGCCTTCGCCTGCTGTGGTTGGCTGTTAAGTTGCGAAATATTTCTTCTTGGCACATGgcgatatgtgtgtgtgtgtaccatatgtatgtacgtatgtgagGGTATAATtgtgtatgaaaatatattcatgAATGCGTGCATTTAACTAAATACCAGtcgtaattaaaatatttcgtaaAAGTTTTAATGAGCCATGAAATGTTTAAATGCCAGTGAAGATGCACGTCCATATAAAGAGATGTATTATTATCGTAAAACTGTAGGACTTCGTAACTGTACATTGGGGATATTatcagaaaataataaaaaagagtgTAACAGAATTAATTAAgggcattttcgaaaaaattcccTATCTGGCGAACAGTTTATAGGCTACTTTCTATGCTGAAAGAATTACGACTCAGGTGTCTTTTGCCttgaaatatttctgaaaatactATTTATAAGTACAGGGTgcagcactcgaaatgtaaccaactTCAAAGAGCTCGCACAACTGATATTCGGGCATGGAGGTGGTCACCAAAAAACTCcagcgtcacgtgaaatggttcaaaacgtgaagaagcgacttgagcgaaatccccgacgaagtggcCATCAAATGGCgagagaactgaaaatatctgaccgtagcatccgccgcatactgaaaaatgatctcaaagtcaaaccttacaagatcctaaaggcgcatgatctcacaccagagcagcaacaagtcagacttgagagaacgaaggagttgcttcgcttgagcgaaagcggtaaatttccgaacattgtgtttactgacgagaaaatttttcaaattgagcaaaacgATAGGGGTTATTTGACCGACGACCattcatacgaaaatttgattcatcgattggccaccaagaggaAGCACCcgccgccacaggtaatggtttgggccgctgtaaccgcaaatGGGCGCTCTCCAGTCGTTTTAATCgagtctggcgtcaaggtaactGCGAAATAATATTATCGGGTAAGTATTCtcgaggttgctttgaagccgtcggcagacaaacatttcggtggcagatcatggacgtttcaacaggattcggcaccatctcacaaagctcgagtgaaacaagaatggctaaaaaacaacgtttcgaacttcaGAGTGTCCACacatggctctcaaattcagcagctgcgaatccgatggattattctcttacAGCCATTTTGGatagcaaggtccgaactaaaagattcaccagtctcgagacgctgaaaaCAGCCACTGTCtgcgagtgagccaaaatacctgcaagtcacattcgggcagcttccGATTCGTCTTTGGACCATCTCAagaccatagtcaaggcaaaaagtgatcatatcgagcaaacATAAATTgactcttaattttgtattaggaTAAAGCTTTCTCAAGTGGgccacaaaattaccaaagtgaatattttgcgatgaagTTCAGCCAGCACTGAGTTCTGtcatccagaagcacactcagaaaatCTTGTTGcaaaattctaaatagttttttttattaactatcgaagtttGTTGCAGCGattgaataattatcacatttctcgtaaagtaagtatccgattacaatgatttttcaactgcagattgataaaggatgatattttcccaatacgttatttttgttccgaaacttgatgtttcgttgttgtaaataatttttttaataaagaatttaaaatttaactaatttctgcgcgtctgggatgaaaattttttaaggatatttacgtaataaacatctgtgcatttatatatggaaaaaaatgcgtgcCATTCGAAAAGGATTGATTACAATTAACTTTTTTGTGCCAGGGTGCGCGCTCCGACTTTCGCGGAGATGCGGACTCGGGCACTCCCGGGACGCGCACGAACACGCAAACAGCGGCTCGCGGGCGGCTTGCGAAAAACCGTGTTTTGGACACGTCTCAACGCGATATGCTTCCGGAAGATCAGTTTTGCCAACACTGTCATTAGTTGTGCCTAGTCTCTTTCCGATACTGTGATACTATGTAAATCACGTACGTTAATGTGTACAAAACTAAGTATAGACTAATAAACATCCAAATCGTTGTTGCAACCCTTTCGGAAAACAAAACCATAGTCGTGTTTACACAAATCTAGTCCAAATAATTGCGCCCCAAGAGTGtagttttgttgttgcaaaacaCACGCACAATGGGTGTGTGTGTAAAACTCACTAAAATATTGGTCTCAAATTTGTTGGattgaataaatttatcaaTAACACAGAAAATCAACTGCACTATAGAGATTATTTTAGCAGCATAGTATATGAAAGTCCAAGTGACGTTTGCTTCTTGCTAGAATGCCCTGACTGCCCTGGTACAGAAGCTGTATCAAGAAATCTGAACTCAATTCTACAAAGCGCAAAAGCAACCTATGTG from Anastrepha obliqua isolate idAnaObli1 chromosome 2, idAnaObli1_1.0, whole genome shotgun sequence harbors:
- the LOC129239257 gene encoding circadian clock-controlled protein daywake-like gives rise to the protein MRSIFFFDSSHKLALLTFLALSSQWQVLAVDFPAPITKCHFGDEKCMIEQGQKLLNRAATGIPELDIPSIEPLVVEKIEMLGDKNSALKVDLVMTDVKFHNYTKPKITTIKGFTKDLSKPMKIVTQNINPRLTIKSKYKVDGNILVLPIKGEGELTLTLDNVKTRFTTTLHAEQRDGKQFLIIDNIKIETQVDKATTDMTNLFNGDKALSESILKVLNENWRVLSDELTPIINEAVANKLKEVMAKFFKDIPYEDYFLPE